The sequence below is a genomic window from Methylotuvimicrobium alcaliphilum 20Z.
GCAAAGCCATCATCATGCACATGATCGAGATAGCCCCCAATTTTCCAAGGGTAGGTTACTGACAAATACTGTACTTTTATTGATACTCACTGACTGTCCGCAGATGGCCGAATGAGTGATGTCGCCAATGACTGCTTGTAGACCTCTAGTTCACAGAATCTGGATTTGACTGACTGGCCGGTTTGGAGAAGCGCGAGTGCCAATAATGGGTCGATAACGGAAAATCGATTTATTGATGGTACTGCCGCGCAGGCTGCGCAGGATTAGCAGTTTATTTTTATACATCCACAAAAAATAAAAAAATACTGCACACCCTGCAGAGCGGTGATTAAATTATTTTTTCAACCCGATATTTTTTCCTCGTCCCGGAAGTGCCGGCGATCGTCAATTGATATCCGGATTCAATTCTGTCGATGTATTTCATTAGAAATTGGTCCAGTCGCGGCCGGTTAATGCCACTAGAGCTCTCGGGCACATCAAATAGCGCCTGAAAAAGTGGTTCGCATGATGTGGTTGCATATTTGACCAGTTGATTGACCGTTACGCACTCCGTGCCAATTGCGTCGTGCCAACATTCGAGGACCCCCGCCAATTCGGACCGGATGAGGTCGATGGTATCCCACCGGCATAGACCGGCGAATGAATCATCTAAACCGGCCCAAACAATTGCACTGCGTATCCAATCCGACCACGATTCAAACGATCCAAATGGCATTAAATTTTGTCGGGGACGTCCCACGATATCGTATGCGCGCAACACGGTTAGCGCCGCAACAGCCAGATTTGCAAGGTTTTTTTCGATATATACCTATCGCACTTCAAATTTCGGCATTAGCGTATGGAGGCGTCGGGGGGTTCGGCAAAGGCTTTGCCAGCATGGAGCTGGCATAGAGCCTACATGGACGTATTCACGGTGTCCTTTGACGGGCATCCCTGCGCCGAATTTTGATCTGCGATGAGTATAATCTGCCAGAGGTCCGAAACCGAAGCCTGATATATAATACCGAAGCACCGTTACTTTTCCTTGAATACCGATGAATCAAGCGCAGATACAAATACCGCTGGATTTACCCAATGTCCGTGTCGAGAAATACGAACAAACCGACAAGGGCTTGGTGATCACAGTCGTTAGCACCTGTACTACGGCGGTGTGCCGGCAATGCGGTCGAACCATCGATAAATTTCACGGTTACGACAAAGCGATTACGTTACGGCATTTGCCCATCTTTGACCGGCCGGTCTGGATTCGCATCCGGCCGAAGCGCTTTCAATGCACCTACTGTGACAAAGGGCCGACCACGTCCCAGCGCTGCGAGTGGTATGAACCCAAAAGCCCGCATACCAAAGCCTATGAAAATTGGATTCTACGCGAGTTGGTTAATAGCACGCTCAGTGACGTCAGCCTGAAACAGGATCTGAGTGTCGAATGTATTGAGGGTACCCTGGATCGTCATATTCAGCGGCAAGTGGACTGGTCGGTGGTACCCAATTTGGCGTAGCTCGGCATTGACGAAATGGCCTTAAAGAAAGGGCATAAGGATTTTGTCGTTATCGTGTCAGGGCTGACGGCACAGCGCGAAAAGCATATCTTAGCGGTGTTACCGGATCGCAAAAAAGAGACGGTCAAGGCGTTTTTAAAGACGCTGCCGCCCCGGCAACACCGAAGCATCCGGCAAGTCTGTATCGACATGAACGAAGGTTATTGCAACGCGGTTCTAGAAACCCTGCCCGAGGCTCAGGTTGTGGTTGATCGCTTCCATGTCGCCAAAGCGCGCAAAACGGAAATGAAGCGTCTAAAAAAGACTCTGCCGGAGGTCAGAGTATGCACAATTGAAAGGGGTGATGTGGGCTTTCCTAAAACCCTGGGCAGCGCTAACAGAAGAACAGCAAGTGATGTTATTGCTGCTGTTTCAGTATGCAGCGATATTGAGAGACGTGTATGTGCAACGGGAAATGCTGACCGGTATTTTTGAGCAGCGACAGAGTAAAGCCCAGGCCGAACAAGCCTTAACGCAATGGCTGGGGCGAATCAAGGCATTGGGCTTAGAATGTTTTGCGCCTTTTATCACCACGTTGGATAACTGGCGGGATAAGATCACCAACTATTTTATTGGACGCGAAACCAGCGGCTTTGTTGAAGGGCTGAACAATAAAATCAAAGTGATCAAGCGCCGCTGCTATGGCATTTATAATCTGGGTCGATTATTCCAGCATATTTGGCTGGATGTCCAGGGGCGCCGGGTCTTTTTTGCGAATCACTAGATATTGGGGGTTACCACGGGAAATCCGGAAGAGCCAAAGTCTTAGCAACATGGAAATTTCAAAATACAAATACGAAGGCATTAAGTTACCCTTTATTTGAATCACTGAGCCAAAAAGCCTTCGCCGGTGAACTTTAGCGATGCATGAAAGGCATTATAAAACCACAGAGAGCACAGAATGTGGAAGAACATAAATCTCTGTGAACTCTGCGCTCTCTGTGGTTAAAAAATGACAAGAGACCTTTCAGAATGATCGCCGTCTGCGAGACAGCGGGTGGCGCATGGCGGTCACAATATTCCTTCAAAAGATATCCTGATTAGCAAGATGCTTCAGCTTGCCGAAGCCAACTGTCCGAGCAGTGACCAGTCGTAGCCACTTCTGCGGGACGGGTTATTTAACCCGTCCCCAACGTTTCGGTTTGCCCTAAACATTTCGGCTGACTTCGGCCAAAGTCAAAACGTTTAGAACGGGGTTGCAAACCCCGTCCTGCTAGGGATATGCTGGTTTTTGGGTTTTAGCTGAAGAAACTTGCTAATCAGGAAAGATATTGAGCGCCGATTTGCGCGCAGTTTACACAATTCTGCTCATCGATTTTAGTTATGCGGTAAACAACTGCTCATGCTTTATGAATATCGGTGACGAACCCATACT
It includes:
- a CDS encoding transposase, whose product is MWAFLKPWAALTEEQQVMLLLLFQYAAILRDVYVQREMLTGIFEQRQSKAQAEQALTQWLGRIKALGLECFAPFITTLDNWRDKITNYFIGRETSGFVEGLNNKIKVIKRRCYGIYNLGRLFQHIWLDVQGRRVFFANH
- a CDS encoding transposase family protein, which produces MNQAQIQIPLDLPNVRVEKYEQTDKGLVITVVSTCTTAVCRQCGRTIDKFHGYDKAITLRHLPIFDRPVWIRIRPKRFQCTYCDKGPTTSQRCEWYEPKSPHTKAYENWILRELVNSTLSDVSLKQDLSVECIEGTLDRHIQRQVDWSVVPNLA